The Gemmatimonadota bacterium genome contains a region encoding:
- a CDS encoding DUF420 domain-containing protein, with the protein MSITDLPATNAFLNGLCTIFLLLGFIYIKRGDIKTHQKCMVTSLILSALFLTSYLIYHSQVGSVPYPHRDWTRPIYFAILIPHIILAAVNVPFIIALVWRAYKGEFDRHRRLARWIWPSWIFVSITGVVIYLMLYQQ; encoded by the coding sequence ATGTCCATCACAGACCTGCCCGCGACAAACGCTTTTCTCAACGGACTTTGCACCATCTTTCTTCTGTTGGGATTCATCTATATCAAACGCGGCGACATCAAAACGCACCAAAAATGCATGGTCACATCATTGATCTTATCGGCTCTCTTTCTGACCTCATACCTCATCTATCACAGTCAAGTCGGCTCTGTGCCCTATCCACACCGCGATTGGACGCGCCCAATCTACTTTGCCATACTCATCCCGCACATCATCCTCGCTGCCGTCAACGTACCCTTTATCATCGCGCTTGTCTGGCGAGCCTACAAAGGCGAATTTGATCGCCACCGCCGCCTGGCCCGATGGATTTGGCCCAGTTGGATATTTGTCTCAATTACCGGTGTCGTCATCTACCTGATGCTCTATCAACAGTAG